The following proteins are co-located in the Paraburkholderia phytofirmans PsJN genome:
- a CDS encoding acyl-CoA ligase (AMP-forming), exosortase A system-associated produces the protein MRNLLDLVQSAARRTPDAQSLVCGDVRLTYRQLMQHSHAFGQALSSLGVAPGERVAVLLDKRIETVVSMLGASAAACVFVPVNPLLKPGQVAHVLRDSGARCLVTSALRARSLTAEGVAPVVDVIIVDEPDPGPSVLSGSVRLHRWRDLCITRPDDASIPSAGAACIDTDLAALLYTSGSTGLPKGVMLSHRNLLEGAWSVAEYLRHGPSDRILAVLPLSFDAGLSQLTSAWSAGATAVLLNYLTAHDAVLACVRERITAITGVPPLWMQLTAANWPDAARNNLRYFANTGGRLPLPVLQKLRALFPRATPFLMYGLTEAFRSTFLDPAEVDHRPDSIGKAVPNARVLVVREDGTTCAPDEPGELVHVGACVTLGYWNDAARTAQRYRPSPEAKPGGTPRDIAVWSGDLVRYDSEGFLYFIARNDAQIKSSGYRISPEEIEETVHASGLVVEAVALGVPDDELGEAVALFVVLAGDADVDGLRDWCMQRLPRYMVPRHIVSYRDMPRNPNGKFDRAALRSGVASCGAASLTGRSGERTS, from the coding sequence ATGAGAAATCTCCTTGATCTCGTCCAGTCGGCCGCTCGCCGCACACCCGACGCGCAATCGCTCGTCTGTGGCGATGTCCGCCTCACCTACCGCCAGCTGATGCAGCACAGCCATGCGTTCGGGCAGGCCCTCTCATCCCTCGGCGTGGCTCCGGGCGAACGCGTCGCCGTCCTCCTCGACAAGCGAATTGAGACCGTTGTGTCGATGCTCGGCGCGAGTGCCGCAGCATGCGTTTTCGTTCCGGTGAATCCACTCCTGAAACCGGGCCAGGTGGCCCACGTGCTTCGGGACAGCGGCGCCCGGTGCCTCGTCACCTCCGCATTGCGCGCCCGTTCCCTGACCGCGGAGGGCGTTGCGCCTGTGGTCGACGTGATCATCGTGGATGAACCGGACCCGGGGCCTTCTGTGCTGTCGGGCTCGGTGAGGCTCCACCGCTGGCGAGACCTGTGCATCACCCGGCCCGACGACGCGTCCATCCCGTCTGCGGGTGCCGCCTGTATCGATACTGACCTTGCGGCCCTTCTCTATACCTCCGGCTCGACCGGTTTGCCCAAGGGCGTGATGCTCAGCCACCGGAACCTGCTTGAAGGCGCCTGGAGCGTCGCTGAGTACCTGCGGCACGGTCCGTCGGACCGCATTCTCGCCGTCCTGCCACTCAGCTTCGATGCGGGCCTTAGCCAGCTGACCTCGGCCTGGTCGGCAGGCGCGACAGCGGTGCTGCTGAACTATCTCACGGCGCACGACGCCGTCCTTGCGTGCGTGCGGGAGCGCATCACAGCGATCACGGGTGTGCCGCCCCTGTGGATGCAGCTTACAGCAGCAAACTGGCCCGACGCGGCGCGCAACAATCTGCGCTATTTCGCGAATACCGGGGGACGCCTTCCGCTACCCGTCCTGCAGAAGCTGAGGGCGCTGTTTCCGCGCGCCACCCCCTTCCTCATGTACGGGCTGACGGAGGCGTTCCGCTCCACGTTCCTCGACCCGGCCGAGGTTGACCATCGGCCGGATTCGATTGGCAAGGCCGTGCCCAATGCGCGCGTCCTGGTGGTCCGTGAAGACGGTACGACGTGCGCTCCCGACGAACCGGGCGAACTGGTCCATGTGGGCGCGTGCGTCACGCTCGGCTACTGGAACGACGCAGCGCGCACCGCACAGCGCTACCGCCCTTCGCCTGAGGCGAAACCTGGCGGCACGCCGCGTGACATCGCGGTGTGGTCCGGGGACCTTGTGCGATACGACAGTGAAGGCTTTCTCTATTTCATCGCTCGCAACGACGCCCAGATCAAGAGTTCCGGCTACCGGATCAGTCCTGAGGAGATCGAGGAAACGGTACATGCAAGTGGCCTCGTCGTGGAAGCCGTAGCGCTCGGTGTGCCGGATGACGAGCTCGGCGAAGCCGTGGCGCTATTTGTCGTCCTCGCCGGTGATGCGGATGTCGATGGGCTGCGCGACTGGTGCATGCAGCGTCTTCCACGCTACATGGTTCCCCGGCATATCGTGAGTTATCGGGATATGCCGCGCAATCCCAACGGGAAATTCGACAGGGCAGCGCTCCGCAGCGGGGTTGCGTCGTGCGGGGCCGCCTCGCTGACGGGTCGTTCAGGGGAGCGGACATCATGA
- a CDS encoding 3-oxoacyl-[acyl-carrier-protein] synthase III C-terminal domain-containing protein → MRSVYADTLRWRPEVVPGSVHHSASPPGTAMPEYVACESRLLLSEMASMVARETMRRSPGKDNLPPDQLIVCATSFEDDLALSCAGRLHSELGSTGVPFAIGQLQGVSFFLALQMVSDMMASDERMRSALIVGAERWLPPFSRQVGALTALGDGAAAALVTRQVGPGWRVLTVNVDTPGLPFSFLDVCVDETVLVEVIGRTCTQAGLNPAEINWVVPPRINTTLACDVSADAGLPVWRMWYPEPRDIGYLCAADALAQLHVLLRSVAPTDGQRILLWATGLQAQAACAILQYCGS, encoded by the coding sequence ATGCGGTCAGTCTATGCCGATACGCTGCGCTGGCGCCCTGAGGTGGTTCCGGGCTCCGTCCATCATTCGGCAAGCCCGCCGGGCACCGCGATGCCGGAGTACGTCGCCTGCGAGTCACGCCTCCTGCTCTCGGAAATGGCATCAATGGTCGCAAGGGAAACCATGCGCCGGTCTCCCGGGAAGGACAACCTCCCGCCGGACCAGCTCATCGTCTGTGCGACAAGTTTTGAGGACGACCTCGCGCTATCGTGCGCGGGGCGGCTGCACAGCGAGCTGGGATCGACAGGTGTGCCGTTCGCAATTGGACAGCTGCAGGGTGTCTCTTTCTTTCTTGCGCTGCAGATGGTGTCCGACATGATGGCCAGCGACGAGCGCATGCGCAGCGCACTGATCGTCGGCGCTGAACGCTGGCTGCCACCGTTCTCCAGGCAGGTCGGCGCGCTCACCGCATTGGGTGACGGTGCAGCCGCCGCGCTGGTCACGCGGCAGGTGGGGCCCGGATGGCGCGTGCTCACTGTCAACGTCGATACGCCCGGCCTCCCATTTTCGTTCCTCGATGTCTGTGTCGACGAAACAGTCCTGGTCGAAGTCATCGGGCGGACGTGCACGCAGGCAGGCCTGAACCCCGCGGAAATCAACTGGGTAGTGCCCCCGCGCATCAATACCACCCTGGCATGCGACGTCAGTGCAGATGCCGGGCTTCCTGTCTGGCGGATGTGGTACCCCGAACCGCGCGACATCGGGTATCTATGTGCCGCAGACGCGCTGGCGCAGCTCCACGTATTGCTGCGGTCGGTTGCTCCGACGGATGGGCAACGCATCCTGCTGTGGGCGACCGGCCTCCAGGCGCAGGCTGCCTGCGCGATCCTTCAATACTGCGGGAGCTAG
- a CDS encoding pyridoxal-dependent decarboxylase, exosortase A system-associated: MSLTFLQRPPGLQFNGIDVRQLADRAGQTPFFAYDRSAIDTRVRELRSLLPSAMQLHYSIKANPMPAVIHYLAQRVDGFDVASAQEMALALDAGATPDSIGFAGPGKSHDDLRRAVASGVNVHVESDTQLRLVTALGWELGVQPNVVIRINPDFQVGHSGMRMGGSAAPFGVDVDQIPALLHELETREVALAGFHVFWGSQCLHASTIIEAQRQSVDLILRLASDLPRPLRFVNLGGGFGIPYFPGETPLDTKVVCEAMHDWLPRLCERLPGTTPILELGRYLVGEAGIYVCRVIDRKVSRGRTFVITDGGLHHHLAASGNFGQVLRRNFPVVIGNRPDGISRERCYVVGCLCTPLDRLADDVELPEAHIGDFVVVKQSGAYGHSASPVHFLSHPEPVEMLV; the protein is encoded by the coding sequence ATGAGCCTGACTTTCCTCCAGCGCCCACCCGGGCTGCAGTTCAATGGTATCGACGTGCGCCAGCTGGCCGACCGTGCCGGCCAGACACCCTTTTTCGCGTACGACCGCTCGGCGATCGACACCCGTGTGCGGGAATTGCGCAGCCTGCTGCCCTCCGCCATGCAGCTGCACTACTCGATCAAGGCGAACCCGATGCCCGCCGTGATCCACTACCTGGCCCAACGGGTCGACGGGTTCGATGTTGCCTCCGCGCAGGAGATGGCGCTGGCACTCGATGCCGGTGCCACTCCCGACTCAATCGGCTTTGCCGGGCCAGGCAAGTCTCACGACGACCTGCGCCGCGCGGTCGCCAGCGGCGTCAACGTTCACGTCGAGTCGGATACCCAGTTGCGCCTTGTTACCGCGCTCGGATGGGAGCTTGGCGTGCAGCCGAACGTGGTGATCCGCATCAATCCCGATTTTCAGGTCGGCCACAGCGGCATGCGCATGGGCGGCAGTGCGGCTCCGTTCGGCGTGGATGTCGACCAGATTCCGGCATTGCTGCACGAACTCGAAACGCGGGAAGTCGCGCTCGCCGGTTTCCACGTCTTCTGGGGTTCGCAGTGCCTGCATGCCTCAACCATCATCGAGGCCCAGCGCCAGAGCGTGGATCTCATCCTTCGGCTCGCCAGTGATCTGCCTCGACCACTACGGTTCGTGAACCTGGGTGGCGGCTTTGGCATCCCCTACTTTCCGGGCGAAACACCACTCGACACGAAGGTGGTCTGCGAAGCGATGCACGACTGGCTGCCCAGGCTTTGCGAACGTCTGCCCGGAACCACGCCCATTCTGGAACTCGGGCGTTATCTCGTAGGAGAGGCCGGCATCTATGTGTGCCGTGTCATTGACCGGAAAGTCTCGCGCGGCAGAACATTCGTCATCACGGACGGCGGACTGCATCATCATCTGGCGGCTTCCGGCAACTTCGGCCAGGTCCTGCGCCGCAACTTTCCGGTCGTGATCGGCAACCGGCCAGACGGCATATCACGCGAGCGGTGTTACGTGGTCGGGTGCCTCTGCACGCCGCTCGACCGCCTCGCGGACGACGTTGAACTTCCCGAAGCGCACATCGGGGATTTCGTGGTGGTGAAGCAGTCGGGTGCCTATGGCCATTCGGCAAGTCCGGTGCATTTCCTCAGCCACCCGGAACCCGTCGAAATGCTCGTGTGA
- a CDS encoding acyl carrier protein, which translates to MTHDTHSPRREEIAATIRSCLVSAIGSTVAADLIADDTNLFDVGVDSMNMTDLLLQLEERFGFTLAPEDLSADLFMRFSNLVDFVESHVPRD; encoded by the coding sequence ATGACGCATGACACGCACAGCCCCAGACGCGAGGAAATCGCCGCCACGATCCGGTCGTGCCTGGTATCGGCCATCGGCAGCACCGTGGCTGCAGACCTGATCGCAGACGACACCAACCTGTTCGACGTCGGTGTCGACTCCATGAACATGACAGACCTGCTGCTTCAGCTCGAGGAACGTTTCGGCTTCACGCTCGCGCCTGAGGACCTGTCTGCCGATCTGTTCATGCGCTTCAGCAACCTCGTCGACTTCGTGGAATCCCATGTCCCCCGCGACTGA
- a CDS encoding ketoacyl-ACP synthase III family protein, whose protein sequence is MPAPSTRSVLSLSGIAFSVPARSVDANTWARRCGLPEARATGLLKNGVQQFHDAAAASPVTFACEAVAALLEDTGTTPASIDSLIYTHTIQSSVMAPPAGTAAFVQSHMGLDRALAFSVMQQNCVSPMAAIRVLRVLTLAGRPIQRAIVVCADVMGSGCDHLRAIQDLALHSDGACALLLERGGGHNDIVGLHLYTDGRYFRGTDDDLQPVPDDRYYWSAFATMRAALRQAGVTGNELVHVLPHHVNLPGWSRLMTMLSVPQERLYMANFSRHGHVFGADPFINFHTAPHGQPGSCSLLFSSGLAGCFGAMVIRH, encoded by the coding sequence ATGCCTGCGCCCTCAACCCGTTCCGTGCTGTCGCTGTCCGGTATCGCATTCAGCGTTCCGGCCCGGTCGGTCGATGCGAACACCTGGGCTCGTCGCTGCGGATTGCCCGAGGCCCGCGCGACGGGACTGCTGAAGAACGGTGTGCAGCAGTTCCACGACGCCGCAGCGGCTTCTCCCGTCACATTCGCTTGCGAAGCGGTTGCCGCCCTGCTTGAAGATACGGGCACGACACCGGCAAGTATCGATTCCCTGATCTACACGCACACCATCCAGAGCAGCGTCATGGCACCGCCTGCCGGCACGGCAGCCTTCGTCCAGTCCCATATGGGACTGGACCGCGCACTCGCGTTCTCGGTGATGCAGCAGAACTGCGTCTCGCCGATGGCCGCCATCCGCGTGCTGCGCGTGCTCACCCTCGCGGGGCGCCCGATCCAGCGGGCGATTGTCGTCTGCGCGGACGTGATGGGTTCAGGCTGCGACCATCTGCGCGCCATCCAGGATCTCGCACTACACAGCGACGGCGCATGCGCGCTCCTGCTGGAGCGCGGCGGCGGCCACAACGACATCGTGGGACTGCACCTTTATACCGACGGGCGCTACTTCCGCGGCACCGACGACGACCTGCAGCCCGTGCCAGACGACCGTTACTACTGGTCGGCATTCGCCACGATGCGTGCGGCGCTGCGACAGGCTGGCGTCACGGGCAATGAACTTGTCCATGTCCTGCCTCACCACGTGAACCTGCCTGGCTGGTCGCGCCTCATGACCATGCTGTCCGTACCACAGGAGCGCCTTTACATGGCCAATTTCTCACGCCATGGGCACGTGTTCGGCGCGGATCCGTTCATCAACTTCCACACCGCGCCGCACGGGCAACCGGGCTCCTGTTCCCTGCTGTTCTCCAGCGGACTTGCTGGCTGCTTTGGCGCCATGGTGATCCGCCACTGA